Part of the Henckelia pumila isolate YLH828 chromosome 2, ASM3356847v2, whole genome shotgun sequence genome is shown below.
TTGTTGAAGCAATTTCTAGTGCGAGCGAATGGAGTGGAATGATTTGTAATGAAAAGATTTCAGTTTCATCTGGATTTACAAATTTAGAAATACAGAAAAATGGCACAATTAGATCAAGTGTAGCTTTCTTCATGCCTGCACGAACCGAGATGATGGAATATTTGACAAATGAGCAACATCTTATATATATTTGCGTAGACTAATCAAATAAACTTTGCAAAATGTGAattgatattatttctattgttgagataattatttactttatatttatttttttatcttgtGCATACTCAAGTCACATTATCAATGGGAGATTCACAAGCAAAATATAATGTGTGGACCGCTGAAGAGAGCAATGAGTTGCTAAAAATCATGGTTGATGCTGCCATGCGAGGATGTCGTGATAAGAATGGAgtatttaacaaaaaaattgtAGAAACAAAAATACTTCCTGCTTTGAATGACAAGCTTGGGTGTGGAAAAAATATTACACAATATCAAAGTCGTCTAAAGTGGTACAAACAAAGATACACTAGTTATTGTAAGCTTATGCGTCATAACTCTGGTTTTGGATGGGATCCCGTGACAAAAAAATTCACGGCAAATGACGAAGTATGAGATGATTATTTCAAGGTGAGAGTCTTCGAGtttgaaaagtaaaatttatatttacaatTATAATTAAACTAGCTTTTACACTAATTGTTATTTTTTACTCTTTACCAGTCTTGTCCTAAACATGAATACTATCGGACAAacacttttgagaattatgaagatttgagaattgttgttgGGAATGGCACTGCTACAGGAAAATACTCAACTGAATCAGGAGGTGACAATGATGCAAGAACAGTTGAGATAGAAGAACATAGGAGAACTAGTTTATTAGATGATTATGTATATGATCACAATATTGGTGAATATTTCGTGCAAGGCGACAGACAAGAATCTTCATATCAACCTGCATTTCTCGAGGACTCTGTTTCACCATTACCCTCTCATCCCATAAGTTTAGATGTTCCACCAACAGCTAAGAAACGAGATAGGACTGATTTTGAAGCAAAATCAACTACATGCAAGAGTATCAACCCAAATACTATGCGTGAGTTCTCCCACAGTCTTGAGAAGGTACTTTCTAAGATAAAATCAATAGGAAATGCAGGTGGCACTTGTTTGGAAGCTATCAAGGAGGTCCCAAATTTGGATAATCGTGCTCGATACAAGGCGCTTGATTTACTTAACACAAGATCAAAAAAGATGGATTTCTTAAAAATGACAATTGAAGAGCGTTCGGGATGGATAGAGTATAAATTGAAAGGATAAGTAtgttttaaaacatgattaatgatGAGTTAAACTGTGTTAAAATTTCTAttcttgttttgaattgtttttcTAATTATTGATTTGGTTGCAAACTCTtgaattttggtttatttatatAAGTTTTCAGTTGTTTCTTGAATACATCTTGTTTGATATATGGGAATGgttttttcataaatttgtAGAGTTTTTTCATTTGAATTTGTTGTTTGGTATCAGATAGTTTATTTAAATGTCAAATATGAATGTGGATGAAGTACAAGAGCAAATGGAAGAAGAGGAATTCGAAGAAAAATTACATGAAACTATTGGGTTTTTATTGATGGAAGTTCGTGAGAACCTCTATACGTTTACTAAACATATATCTACCATGCATTGTGAATGTGTCCATCGCCCTTTAAACAGACGACCAATAACTTCAAGGGGTGACAAttatattcataaaatattaaaagaagatccaacaaattttcgaaaaatttatAGAATGTACCCcgatgtatttttaaaattgagcAACGTCCTTAGGGAGAAAACACATTTGCAAGACACAAGATACATTTGTGTTGAAGAAATGCTTGCCGTGTTTTTACTCGTGGTTGGTCATAATACTCGATACTGCTTGATTCGTAAAACATTTGATCGTTCGCACTACAATACAAGTCAAAACTTCAACAAGGTGTTGGAAGCATTAAATAGCATTGTAGCAGATATGATGGTTAAACCTGCAGTTGCAGTGCCAGAAAAAATAAGAGAGAGTACGAGATTTTATCCTTACTTCAAAGTAAGtaatgaaattattattattattattattattattattattgttgttgttgttgttgttgttgttgttgttgttgttgttatagGATTGCATTGGAGCTATTGATGGTACCCATATTCCGGCCACTGTGTTTGGTCGTGATACTAACAGTTATCATAATCGTCATGGGACGATTTCTCAAAATGTTTTGGCGGCATGTAACTTTGATTTAGAATTCATATATGTGCTTAGTGGATGGGAGGGATCTGCACATGATTCAAACGTATTGACAGACGCTTTATCAAGAAATAATGGGCTGAAAGTGCCACAAGGTACTTATAAAAAAATGTTTCTAgcttatttatatttttcaagattatatattatatgtattaTTCACTTGATCCTATAAATATGGGTCGACAGGTAAATTCTTTTTAGTGGATGGTGGGTATCCAAATCGACGGCAATTTTTGGCTCCTTTTCGTGATATGCGTTATCATCTCCAAGAATTCACTGGCCAATGTCGTCACCCTGAAGATGCAAAAGAGTTGTTCAATCTTCGTCATGCTTCTCTGAGGAACGTAATAGAGAGGATCTTTGGCATATTTAAATCGCGgttcaaaatattcaaaacagcTCCTCCGTTTCACTATAAAACACAGAAGGATCTTGTATTGGCATGTGCTGGATTACACAATTTTCTTCGCAGGGAGTGTCGTTCTGATGAATTTTCAGTTGAAACTGAGACTGAAGTTCCACTATCTTCATCAGAACAAGTCTACGAAGATGGAAATTTTGATCAATTATTTGACACACAAGAACAACAGCGGGCAAATGCTAATGCATGGAGAGATGTTATAGCAAATCAAATGTGGAGCGATGTTGAACATATTGTCAATATCAATtagaatttttttcataaaattgtTGTCATTTTGTTAAAATTGTCATACTATTATGATTTTAAGCTAAGtttgatttaaaaatattttattatattttattaaaaaatatttattaattaataaattacgTTCATTAATACGCTTTAGGTAAATATTGAAATGAGTTGTGAATTGATtagttatttattaaaatattaaatgaattttatttacgttaataataatacaacaatTTCAATGAAgatattatatatgttaaataattcaaagatATATTAGTTCATCATTAAAGTAGACAATTATTCTACGTAATTAAAATGAAAAAGACAAAATATGTCTACAAAAATCATACAAGAAGTctattgcaatccatggaatTCTGTTTAGAAATATGTGAGAATCTATAGAATTTTGTTTAGAAATCTGTGAGAGTCTATAAAAGTCTATCAACTGCATAAAAGTCTATCATTAAAAAAAGTCACTGAAAGTCATTAAATCTCTGGATTGAAACTTATTTTAAGATTTCCTTGAAACGTGTTTTTTTTGTGTCACTTtatattcaaattcaaatctaaaAGATAACCTTGGAGAAAATTAGGGGAATATGCTTATGTTAATTAAATTTCATTTAATAGAAGAGTCTCTTATTCTTTGATTGTGAAACATATCACCTACTAATAAATGAAATAGATTGACTGAATGACACAACTTTTCAATACATAGCATGTAAGTGAACCGACAAGCTAGCTAAGCAGCCCATCCTCGCACGGCCTCATGTGGCACTGGCTAAAATCTATCGCCAAAGAATAGTCATGAATAAATAATAGACAGAGATCAGCAACCACTGGAGTAATATACATGTAAGAAggatattcacaaaaaaaaaaaaaaaaaaaaaaaaacttgatttGGTCGCCATTGGCCGATACTATCGGGCATGATCTCGGCATAGGTAATCGGATTTCATCGTTCTCGaccatttttattatattttgttgtcaaattttttttttttaaaaaaatgatgcatgagtatacAAACATTCGATCTTCAAGCAAAACGTTAATTAAAATCACACAAGGAAGGACCAATAATATTTGTCCTATACAATCCACTTTGGCCCGCAAGTGTTGCACTATAACAAGATTCGAGAGTTTACGATTGATCCCTTTACAACATTCTTTCAAGAGTGATTCATATGCCAAAAACAACTCTTGACATACAAAATTCTACACTCATTCTTTTCTATTGCCGAACGTTAGAACCATTTTGTTACaagtttttttaatataattagaaaaaaaaaaaacttatgcCAAAAGTTTTAACATATATTTTTAAGGATATTACAagtttttaaataaatcaatgaaaaaaaaaatatcaatcagagaggGGTATGAATGTCTTTTAACTAGCCGATGTCATGCAAAAATCGCACGTATACAACCCAAACTTCAGATCCACGCGATTCAGCTGTGCATTTGCTGGTGATAACATGCCAGTACTATCACACATAATCTCTCGATTTCACctataaaattcaaaatcattCCCATTCTCGATAAACCCTAACTACGCGCAATCCGAGTTCAGATCTGAATCTGGTATGTGTTTCTCCCAACACTTCGTACCggtgttgaatttttttttttggcaatgtCGGCGAACATAAATTATGATTGTATTTTTTCTACATTGTAGGTTAGTTGGAAGTTCGATTGGATTTACTTATCTGTGATTCTTACTTAACTGTCGGTGTTTGGAGTCCTTTCTTGGGTGGATGTGTAGATCCACGTATGGGATGTTGGTTTTGATTAATGTTTTCTTTCTAATTGTGTGATTGAGATTTCAAATTTCTGACATTTTCCTATTTTTCTTTGAATATGTATTACTATTCTGCCTACGCAGTTTGTCGGTAATTATGATAATTCATGTGCGgttaaacttttaaattttgcgTACCTGTTCGGTGAAGATGTTAAAGGTTGATTTGTTGTGGTTAATTTGCTAATAAC
Proteins encoded:
- the LOC140878184 gene encoding uncharacterized protein At2g29880-like translates to MGDSQAKYNVWTAEESNELLKIMVDAAMRGCRDKNGVFNKKIVETKILPALNDKLGCGKNITQYQSRLKWYKQRYTSYCKLMRHNSGFGWDPVTKKFTANDESCPKHEYYRTNTFENYEDLRIVVGNGTATGKYSTESGGDNDARTVEIEEHRRTSLLDDYVYDHNIGEYFVQGDRQESSYQPAFLEDSVSPLPSHPISLDVPPTAKKRDRTDFEAKSTTCKSINPNTMREFSHSLEKVLSKIKSIGNAGGTCLEAIKEVPNLDNRARYKALDLLNTRSKKMDFLKMTIEERSGWIEYKLKG
- the LOC140878185 gene encoding uncharacterized protein yields the protein MVKPAVAVPEKIRESTRFYPYFKDCIGAIDGTHIPATVFGRDTNSYHNRHGTISQNVLAACNFDLEFIYVLSGWEGSAHDSNVLTDALSRNNGLKVPQVPLSSSEQVYEDGNFDQLFDTQEQQRANANAWRDVIANQMWSDVEHIVNIN